One Apis cerana isolate GH-2021 linkage group LG15, AcerK_1.0, whole genome shotgun sequence DNA window includes the following coding sequences:
- the LOC107996306 gene encoding general odorant-binding protein 83a-like: MFKNYHFFFILVITLIFLCFGEADIKKDCRKESKVSWVALKKMKAGDMEQDDQNLKCYLKCFMTKHGILDKNAEVDVQKALRHLPRSMQDSTKKLFNKCKSIQNEDPCEKAYQLVKCYVEFHPEVLQTVPFL, encoded by the exons ATGTTCaaaaattaccatttttttttcatactgGTTATAACCTTAATTTTCTTG TGTTTCGGCGAGGCGGACATTAAGAAGGATTGTCGGAAAGAATCGAAAGTTTCATGGG TGGCGTTGAAAAAGATGAAAGCTGGAGATATGGAGCAGGACGACCAAAACTTGAAATGCTACTTGAAATGTTTCATGACGAAACATGGTATTCTGGACAAGAACGCAGAAGTGGACGTGCAAAAAGCACTTCGGCACCTTCCACGAAGCATGCAAGACTCGacgaaaaaattgttcaacaaGTGTAAATCTATCC AAAATGAAGATCCTTGCGAGAAAGCCTACCAATTGGTCAAATGTTACGTGGAATTTCATCCCGAG GTTTTGCAGACCGTCCCTTTCCTTTAA